The genomic interval CCACCGACCAGACACCATCCGACAGGAGCCCTGAGCCATGGCCATCGAGGTCCGCATCCCGACCATCCTCCGCACCTACACCGACGGCCAGAAGGCGGTGGAGGGCAACGGGAACACCCTCGCCGAGCTCTTCGCCGACCTCGAGACCCGGCATGCGGGCGTCCAGGCCCGCATCGTGGACGGCGGCGAGCTGCGCCGCTTCGTCAACGTCTACCTGAACGACGAGGACGTCCGCTTCCTCGACGGCATCAACACCAAGCTCACCGACGGCGACAACGTCACGATCCTGCCGGCCGTCGCCGGCGGCATGGCCTGATCGTCGATGCGCTACGACTCCCCGCTGGCCGCGGTGGGCAACACCCCTCTGGTGCGCCTGCCGCGGCTCTCGCCGTCCGCCGACGTACGCATCTGGGCGAAGCTGGAGGACCGCAACCCGACCGGCTCGGTCAAGGACCGCCCCGCCCTGCACATGATCGAGCAGGCGGAGAAGGACGGCCGCCTGACCCCGGGCTGCACCATCCTGGAGCCCACCTCCGGCAACACCGGCATCTCCCTGGCCATGGCGGCCAAGCTCAAGGGCTACCGCATGGTCTGCGTGATGCCCGAGAACACCTCCCAGGAGCGCCGCGACCTGCTCGGGATGTGGGGGGCCGAGATCATCCCGTCCCCCGCCGCGGGCGGCTCCAACACCGCCGTACGGGTCGCCAAGGAGCTCTCCGCCGAGCACCCCGACTGGGTGATGCTCTACCAGTACGGCAACCCCGACAACGCCGGCGCCCACTACGCGACCACCGGCCCGGAGATCCTCGCCGACCTCCCCTCGATCACCCACTTCGTCGCGGGCCTCGGCACCACCGGCACCCTGATGGGCGTAGGCCGCTACCTGCGTGAGAACAAGCCGGACGTGAAGATCGTCGCCGCCGAGCCGCGCTACGACGACCTGGTGTACGGGCTCAGGAACCTGGACGAGGGCTTCGTACCGGAGCTGTACGACGCCTCGGTGCTGACCACCCGCTTCTCCGTCGGCTCCGCCGACGCGGTCACCCGCACCCGCGAGCTCCTCCAGCAGGAGGGCATCTTCGCGGGCGTCTCCACCGGCGCCGCCCTGCACGCGGCGATCGGCGTCGGCAGCAAGGCGCTGAAGGCGGGGGAGTCCGCCGACATCGTGTTCGTCGTGGCCGACGGCGGCTGGAAGTACCTCTCGACGGGCGTCTACACCGCCGCGACCACGGAGGAAGCGATCGAGACGCTGCAGGGCCAGCTCTGGGCGTGAGGTTCCGCGCCTCGCCCTACGTCGCCAGGTGACGGACCTGATCCCACAGGACCGGGTCCACCACCCCCGCCTTGCGCCGGAAGTCCCCCACCGGCACCTCCCGCAGCTCGTCCGTCTCCAGGAAGCTCGCGCGCCCCTGAGCGTCGCCCACCGAGCCCGGAGGCAGTGGGATCACCCCGGCCCGCTCGTCGTGGTACTTGCTGGTGATCTTCGCGACGGTCGCGCGCCGGCCGCGCACCGACAGCACGAGACACGGCCGGTCCTTGGCTCCCGGCCCGTCCTCGTACGGCACCACCGCCCACCAGATCTCGGCGGGCCGCGGCCGCCCGCCCGTCGTACGCCCGGACGGCCGAGTCGTACGGTCCGCGCGGCCCCGGGGCCGGTGCCCCCGCCCCCACCCGTCCACGAGCGTGGCGACCAGCGCGAGCAGTATCACCGCGGCGAGCGCGAGCCACCAGGACGTGTCCATGAGGACGACGTTACCGGCGCGCGATCTGCCCCGCGCGCCCTCTGCGGAACCCGTGACCCCTCTCTCACTCCCCACACGCCCCTGGTCCAGCCGAACCGGTGACAGCACAGGTGAGTTCGCCCACAACAGCCCTTGGCGGAGGAGCGACCGGAGGTTTTGCGCCTTACGCTCGACGGACCGCACGACCCCCGTCTCTTTCCCAGAAAAGTTCCCGCCAGCGGAGGTTTCTTTTTTATGAAGCTCACCGTCGTCGGCTGCTCGGGGTCGTTCCCGTCCGCGGAATCGGCCTGCTCGAGCTACCTCGTCGAGGCCGACGGCTTCCGGCTGCTTCTCGACATGGGCAACGGTGCCCTTGGCGAGCTGCAGCGCCACTGCGGTCTCTACGACCTCGACGCGATCTTCCTCAGCCATCTGCACGCCGACCACTGCATCGACATGTGCGCGTACTTCGTCGCGCGCTACTACCGCCACGACGGCGGCCGCTGCGACCCCATCCCGGTCTACGGCCCCGAAGGCACCGAACACCGTCTGACCACGGCCTACGCCGACACCCCCACCGCCTCCTCCATGAGCGAGGTCTTCGACTTCCACACGGTCAAGCCGTCCACCTTCGACATCGGCCCGTTCACGGTCCACACGGAACGAGTGGCGCACCCGGTGGAGGCGTACGGCATCCGCGTCGAGCACGGCGGGAAGTCCCTGACGTACTCCGGCGACACGGGTCTGAGCCCCGCCCTGACCGAACTCGCCCGCGACACCGACCTGTTCCTGTGCGAGGCCGCCTTCACGCACGGCAAGGAGAACATCCCCGACCTGCACCTCAACGGCCGCGAGGCGGGTGAGACCGCGACCCGGGCAGGCGCCCGCCGCCTGGTCCTCACCCACATCCCCCCGTGGACCGACCCCCAGGTCAACCTCGCCGACGCGCGCGCGGTCTTCGACGGCACGGTGTCCCTGGCGACGCCGAGGCAGTCGTACGAGATCTAGCCCCTACGACATGGCGAAGGCCCCCGGAGCGGTTCAGGGCTCCGGGGGCCTTCGCGTGCGTCAGCGGGTTCTCACGCCTTCGTGAGGTCCTCGATCTCCTCATCGGGCTCGCGGCCCGGGGTGGGGAGGTTGAACTTGACGATGGCGAAGCGGAAGACGGCGTAGTAGATGGCGCCGAAGACCAGGCCGATCGGGATGATCAGCCAGGGCTTCGTGGCCAGGTTCCAGTTCAGCCCGTAGTCGATGACGCCCGCGGAGA from Streptomyces sp. CC0208 carries:
- a CDS encoding MoaD/ThiS family protein, translating into MAIEVRIPTILRTYTDGQKAVEGNGNTLAELFADLETRHAGVQARIVDGGELRRFVNVYLNDEDVRFLDGINTKLTDGDNVTILPAVAGGMA
- a CDS encoding cysteine synthase, producing MRYDSPLAAVGNTPLVRLPRLSPSADVRIWAKLEDRNPTGSVKDRPALHMIEQAEKDGRLTPGCTILEPTSGNTGISLAMAAKLKGYRMVCVMPENTSQERRDLLGMWGAEIIPSPAAGGSNTAVRVAKELSAEHPDWVMLYQYGNPDNAGAHYATTGPEILADLPSITHFVAGLGTTGTLMGVGRYLRENKPDVKIVAAEPRYDDLVYGLRNLDEGFVPELYDASVLTTRFSVGSADAVTRTRELLQQEGIFAGVSTGAALHAAIGVGSKALKAGESADIVFVVADGGWKYLSTGVYTAATTEEAIETLQGQLWA
- a CDS encoding type II toxin-antitoxin system PemK/MazF family toxin; translation: MDTSWWLALAAVILLALVATLVDGWGRGHRPRGRADRTTRPSGRTTGGRPRPAEIWWAVVPYEDGPGAKDRPCLVLSVRGRRATVAKITSKYHDERAGVIPLPPGSVGDAQGRASFLETDELREVPVGDFRRKAGVVDPVLWDQVRHLAT
- a CDS encoding MBL fold metallo-hydrolase — translated: MKLTVVGCSGSFPSAESACSSYLVEADGFRLLLDMGNGALGELQRHCGLYDLDAIFLSHLHADHCIDMCAYFVARYYRHDGGRCDPIPVYGPEGTEHRLTTAYADTPTASSMSEVFDFHTVKPSTFDIGPFTVHTERVAHPVEAYGIRVEHGGKSLTYSGDTGLSPALTELARDTDLFLCEAAFTHGKENIPDLHLNGREAGETATRAGARRLVLTHIPPWTDPQVNLADARAVFDGTVSLATPRQSYEI